The following proteins come from a genomic window of Chelmon rostratus isolate fCheRos1 chromosome 23, fCheRos1.pri, whole genome shotgun sequence:
- the nat16 gene encoding histidine N-acetyltransferase: protein MILVSMFSSLDQQDNLLKTCCFKMKIDTSLTMPQLPEALSQAGLQFTVATEEDFDEIMAMSKDIYGGLDYLPIRYTSWLQEANRTVILARKQGKVIALESVCVIDDGETMLVEGLRVAPQERGKGVAGVLLRFCSELMKSKYPEVKVTRLTRDDQLGPKDFQKYRIITKQGILLVRFRAEDLKLRLSELGLGGGVQSSLSTSSSNSLPVRLDHTAIHRLYLTTDLMRGVLPNATIIQDWQPFKPLPSNMAILLKKDIDWMVDDLSSPTVASLCTFPFRVPIGDDWYYLNIDMFGKDLDLARQQFLCHLQRHTATLKGHVMCQMFLDPPLWKPMAEFCHNTLSVELVKQYTEQCVVESDII from the exons TTGTTTCAAGATGAAGATTGATACCAGCCTGACTATGCCCCAGCTTCCAGAGGCCCTGTCCCAGGCAGGCCTTCAGTTCACTGTGGCCACTGAGGAGGACTTCGATGAGATCATGGCTATGAGCAAGGACATCTATGGAGGCCTTGACTACCTTCCCATTAGATACACCAGCTGGCTGCAGGAGGCCAACCGCACTGTCATATTGGCTCGCAAGCAGGGAAAAGTG ATTGCTctggagtcagtgtgtgtgattgacgATGGGGAGACCATGCTGGTGGAAGGTCTCCGTGTTGCCCCTCAGGAAAGGGGAAagggtgtggcaggagttctgcTGCGCTTTTGCTCTGAGCTGATGAAATCCAAGTACCCAGAAGTCAAAGTAACCCGCTTAACCCGTGATGATCAGCTTGGACCCAAGGATTTCCAGAAGTATCGCATCATAACCAAGCAG GGTATTCTGCTAGTGCGCTTCAGAGCTGAGGACCTCAAACTCCGTCTGTCTGAGCTTGGTCTGGGTGGAGGCGTCCAATCCTCCTTGTCCACTTCTTCCTCCAACTCTCTTCCGGTGCGTCTCGACCATACAGCTATCCACCGGCTGTATCTGACCACTGACCTGATGCGGGGGGTCCTTCCTAACGCCACCATCATTCAAGACTGGCAGCCATTCAAGCCTTTGCCCAGCAACATGGCCATCCTACTGAAGAAGGACATTGACTGGATGGTGGATGATCTGTCCAGTCCCACCGTGGCCAGCCTCTGTACCTTTCCTTTCAGGGTGCCCATTGGAGATGACTG GTATTACCTGAACATTGACATGTTCGGTAAAGACCTGGACCTGGCTCGGCAGCAGTTCTTGTGCCACCTGCAGCGCCACACTGCCACTCTGAAGGGTCATGTGATGTGCCAGATGTTCCTGGATCCACCACTCTGGAAGCCCATGGCCGAATTCTGCCACAACACCTTGAGTGTGGAGCTGGTGAAGCAGTACACCGAGCAATGCGTGGTGGAGTCAGACATCATCTAG